TATGAAGCAACACTTTAATTTAAACAAAGAAAATTTTCATTTAATAAATTGTAGAAAATTTATTAGTAGAATTTTATACATTACAAATTTTCATCAAGTGTTTTCTGTCCAAAGCTAGCACTTCCTGAAGTGCTTATAGAAGCCTTTAAGGTAACCTCTCTAGCACTTTGTCAAGCTTGCTGTTGATCAGCTTGATATCACCCCTTATTTCGGCCCTAAAATCTTTAAAGCTTTGTTCCAGGTGATTAGTTTTTGTTGCGTTAATATCAATTCGCTTATCCATCGAGAAGCCAAAGATAAAACCAGATACAATCAATGAAAAAGTTGCAATAATGTGGGTGATACCTACTTCTTTTTTAAATACCCACCCATCTTGTTGTGTTGTCATTCCTCCTAATTCCTTATTTTTTATTCCAGCTGGCCTTGCCGCCTAGCCTTACCCCGTAATAGATTGAATAGCGTTTCCACCCTGGTACACCTAATGCTCTCATGGCTTTTAGAAAAACCTTGTCAGCTTGCTTTCTGGAAATATCTAAAGCGGGTTGCTTTGAGTACAGATAATCATGCAATACAGCCGCTTCTAGGTAAGGGCCATCGGGTGGGAATACGCTCCACAACAATCGTGGAATAGAGGCTAAATCAGTCGTAAAACCAGCGGGTACGGTGATTGTTTGGTATTGTGCTGAGTAGTATTTTAACTCTTCAGTTAATACCCATTTTCGTTTGTTTGGTATGTGCTCTAATTTGATTCGGTTTAAAAACAATTATTTTCCTATTGGCTTGAATGAATAGTTTTCTAATGTCTTTCGTAATATCCGCCTAAAGCCGAACGTATCGATATACACCAGAGCTAAGGCAACCATGTACCACTCTGGCACGCTGGCATTTAAGACATCAAACCCATTTTTGATATGACTTCCCATTTCTGGCACAAAGCACAGTACAAGCGGTGTAACGGTCACAATTAGTAAAAAATCATCCTTCCAGCCTCGCGACTGAATGCTAAGCGAATCAAGCTCTGTAGCGCTGATATTGCCTTGTTGAATCTCGTCTAATTGCTTCTTGTGAATGGCTTGCTTGAGTTCGGCTTTGTGTTGTTTGTTGGTGAGATACGATTGGAAAAGGCCGGTTACTGTGTTAATTATTGTTGAATACATTGAATTGTTATTAATTACTCCCTATAAATCATTCTAAAGTCACGTTAATAAGAGAAAAACATGAGCACAGGCAGAGTTAAGTTTTTTGATGCAACCAAGGGTTTTGGTTTTATCACTCCAGAGGAAGGCAAAGACCTATTCTTTCATATGTCAGAAATTCAAGGCCACCCGCCGCAAGATGGTGAAAAAGTGGAGTTTGAAATAGGCCAAAGCAAAAAAGGCCCCTGTGCTGTTAGCGTTCGCGTTATTGAGTAACCATAAAAAAAGCCACTCCAAACGAAGTGGCTGCGTTATAAAGTAAAGTATAGTCATCCTTGAATAAGAGATGGCCGTTGCTGCCATGATGATGTGCTTGACCACCAAGCGCCTCATGTCATAACAGCAACAAGCTCTTTATGTATAGTAGGTTTCATATGGATTACAAGCCTAATGCAACCTACTCACCGCGGGCGGGTCGTCGAAGTCACTAGTCAAATACAATAGGTCATGTAACGACAGGGCTTGCCCGTTGTAGCCTGGCCGCGCCTTCAGCACTTCATAACGCCCTATCATTTGCTTGTAAATTGGCATCATGGGTTCAGCTGGCGGATAGCCTAACATGTCCTCACTAATCACTCTCAAGCCTGGCATGTCTTCAAAATCTTCACTACGTAGCAAGGCTATGAAAAAGCCTTTAATTTCTTCATAATGTTGATCTGACTCGCTAAAGCCATTAAATACTATTTTTGTTTGGTCTATTTTTTCTTTTTCATCGGCTGTCAACTGGTAGAAGCTGGCCTCCATTACGTCGAAAAGCTCCATTATTTCGAGCACTTCCAGTTGTACTTCTCTAGGCAGTTCGGGGTCTCCGTTGAATAATTCGGGGTAAAGCGTGGTTAAGTTAAGGTTGAGCATGTCAATGTAATACTCATATTTATATTGCTGGTAGCGGCCCTCACTTTTATCAAGGAAGGGATATAACAGCTTGAGTATTTTGTATTGATTGCGTAGTACGGCTTTTTGAAAGTAATCAAGTGTGTAGTTATTTTTCATTGGGTCCTTATTAATTAGTTATTAACTATAATGGTATATCCACCTTTGACATATCACAGTGAAGGTAAGCAAAAACATGTGCTGAAATATTATGAAAAATCTGTCTATCTATTTGTTAATTAATCTTTCTCGAATAAGCATTGTAATCTTAGGCATATTTTCTGCTATGCACTTTAGAATGATCGGCCTTTTCATGATTGGCCTTGCTATCAGCTGTATACCTGTAAGCTACAAACCTAATTGGTCTCAACTGTTGCTTGGATGGGGATCAATTTTTCTTAATGCAAGCGTTGTTACTATCTACCATAAACATGAGATATCCATTCTTGGTTTTGTATTCTTTGGTGTTTGCTATGCTGTAGCAGGTTTAGCATTAAGCAGACAAGACATGTGGGGTAAATACTATCAATGGTGGAGAAGTTAACTTCCCTCCCACCACTCGCACACATCAAAATTAGGACAGGTTTTCTTAGGGTCTAAGTCCCGGTGTCCGCATATCTCAGCCAGCGGGTGCTTGTCTTTCCATCGGGTTAATACATTACACAGACTGTGTAATTGATCCGGCGTAAACTCATCACGACCAACCAGGCAAACACCTAAACTGTTGCGGTTATGCCCTTTAACGTGAGCACCAGTCCAGAACTCAGGGCGGCCATTCTCGATGGTCCCATCACGCCGAATAACCTTGTGATAACCGATGCCTGACCAGTTACGTTGAACGTGCCATAGGTGTATATCAGCGGCTGTAAAGTCCCGGTCGTCTGGCGTGTCAGAGCAATGGACGACTAGTTTTGTTATTTTCATTTGTTAATTACCAGTGTATATCAAGCTTGTTTATCCTGGATTGGTTTTATTTACATTCATTATCATTATGAATAAGGTAGTTGTCGTATTATTAATTAATCCAAGGCAGTACTTATGTTCAGAAAGCTAATCAAAACCTCTTTATTACTTGTAGTCATAAGCTCTTCAGCCAATGTCTTTGCTGAATGGACTTATGTAAGGTGTGGAAAACTTGATGGTAGCGATAGATATTGGTTAAAAGACTCAACAGGTAGTAAGGTAACTGTTACTGGCCAGTGGATTAAAGCTGTCTCTTCCAATTTCCCTGAGAATAAGTATATTGATGCTTTCCACATCACAAAAGCAGTTTATGCCAGTGTATTCAAGCAGTGCAGGTCATCATATGTACCACAACCTGCAAGAAATGACAGTGACACATGGAATCTATTTATCATTGAGATGGAAGGTATTAAGTTTCAAGCCCCTGGAAAATTTGACCTTAAAGAAGAACACATCGGCAATGAGTTCATTCGATTTGGTTGATCGAAAAAAAGCCCCAACATTGCGGGGCTTAAGGATATTAATTGTTTTGTTTACAACTGAGCGGATTGAGTATAGTCAGTTGATTCCACATTAGCTCATACGACAAAAGTGATCACGGGTGTCACAGTCAAGCTCAAGTGCTACACCACGACCTATAGCAAGGTCTGCAAAGGTTTCACTATCTGAAGTCAAAGTTAGTCGACAGAATTTTAATCTGCACCCTGGCCGCTTTTTTGTATTCTCTGCTACCAACCTAAACTCAGGTGGAGTATCTGTATCTTCAACAGCTTTCCCTAGCTTAAAGCTGTCATTTACATCCGCATACACACTACTAATACCTACAACAGCTAATACTGCAGCTATCATCTTCTTCATAAGGACTACTCTCTCTTAGTTTAAGGGCGGCGGAGTATAATACTTATGATGTATAAATAAAGATGACAACTAAAATACCAATGTAATTATTTCGGGCAAAAAAATAGCCCCGTGGGAGTGGGGCTATTAAAACACTAACAGTAATTGCTGTTTAGGGAAGTAATCTAAACAACAAGTGCATTCTATCAATATGAGTTACGAACTTAAAGTGCAGAACGAAAAAAGCTCCTAAGGAGTAATTAGAAATAAATAACTTTTCGAAAGATACTGTTAGCCTCTTCTTCTGTAAATAAATATTTGGCTTCCATTGTAGTTTTGTGAGAATTTCTCCCCGGATTGTACTCTCGATACTCGTAGCTTACTTCTACAGGATGATTAACTATTTCGAACACTTTCCAACCAGTCATCATTGCTTTCATTTCAAAAGAAGCAGATTCAATATCTTTATTTTCCATCTTCCCTCTACAGTCTACTTTGGATGTTAACTCGTTGTAAGCAGGGAAAGAGTAACTTAAAGAATGCTTACACTTCATTAAGTCATAATATTTACGCCAAGAAGGTGTGAACTTGGATGGA
This Spartinivicinus poritis DNA region includes the following protein-coding sequences:
- a CDS encoding DUF1353 domain-containing protein, which encodes MFLNRIKLEHIPNKRKWVLTEELKYYSAQYQTITVPAGFTTDLASIPRLLWSVFPPDGPYLEAAVLHDYLYSKQPALDISRKQADKVFLKAMRALGVPGWKRYSIYYGVRLGGKASWNKK
- a CDS encoding cold-shock protein; translated protein: MSTGRVKFFDATKGFGFITPEEGKDLFFHMSEIQGHPPQDGEKVEFEIGQSKKGPCAVSVRVIE
- a CDS encoding YfbU family protein codes for the protein MKNNYTLDYFQKAVLRNQYKILKLLYPFLDKSEGRYQQYKYEYYIDMLNLNLTTLYPELFNGDPELPREVQLEVLEIMELFDVMEASFYQLTADEKEKIDQTKIVFNGFSESDQHYEEIKGFFIALLRSEDFEDMPGLRVISEDMLGYPPAEPMMPIYKQMIGRYEVLKARPGYNGQALSLHDLLYLTSDFDDPPAVSRLH
- a CDS encoding N-acetylmuramoyl-L-alanine amidase, encoding MKITKLVVHCSDTPDDRDFTAADIHLWHVQRNWSGIGYHKVIRRDGTIENGRPEFWTGAHVKGHNRNSLGVCLVGRDEFTPDQLHSLCNVLTRWKDKHPLAEICGHRDLDPKKTCPNFDVCEWWEGS